In Aulosira sp. FACHB-615, the following are encoded in one genomic region:
- a CDS encoding glycosyltransferase family 4 protein, whose protein sequence is MKKHNLQKKYNFFFLEKLPEPTASSVQAANAANGAANLGYPTILIYPQQGWQAINPVNLLHPFRPQKPPENLIRYYNFQDKLQVARLPMPWPIDYFKSKFTNSNTIATKYYFPFYIRATTKIVHAWNWNFIKAAIKYRIPAIYEHHHHEDKQFEPEIVNHPLFQVAVTVADTVRQSMIQHGMPPEKLIKIHNGFNRLFMQRQPEKAAEWRQKLLQNQRSQLVVYAGALKKFKGIDILIDAAQQMPNVQFVCAGGEPKEVEYYRKLAQSQQVDNITFLGYVLHHELASLLQAADVLAHPHCSGTASTFTSPLKLFDYLASGNPIVATEIISLEEFKNTPAIAAWCEPDNPHQFAAALQKVLETYPKKIEGYLQTIEFVQQFSWENRAAKILSYVDEPFRQQLN, encoded by the coding sequence ATGAAAAAGCATAATTTGCAAAAAAAATATAACTTCTTTTTTCTCGAAAAATTGCCTGAACCCACAGCTTCTAGTGTGCAGGCTGCTAACGCCGCCAATGGAGCAGCTAACTTGGGTTATCCGACAATTTTGATTTATCCTCAGCAAGGATGGCAAGCAATTAATCCGGTTAATTTGTTGCATCCTTTCCGACCACAAAAACCCCCAGAAAATCTTATTAGATATTACAATTTCCAAGATAAATTACAAGTAGCAAGGCTACCAATGCCTTGGCCTATTGATTACTTTAAAAGTAAATTCACTAACTCTAACACCATCGCCACCAAGTATTATTTTCCTTTTTATATCCGGGCAACTACAAAAATTGTCCATGCTTGGAATTGGAATTTTATCAAAGCTGCAATTAAATATAGGATTCCGGCAATTTATGAGCATCACCACCATGAAGATAAGCAATTTGAACCAGAAATAGTAAATCATCCTTTGTTTCAAGTTGCTGTGACAGTTGCAGATACAGTCCGCCAAAGCATGATTCAACATGGTATGCCACCGGAAAAATTGATTAAAATCCATAATGGATTTAATCGTTTATTTATGCAAAGACAGCCAGAAAAAGCAGCAGAATGGCGGCAAAAGCTGTTACAAAATCAGCGATCGCAATTAGTAGTTTATGCTGGAGCATTAAAGAAATTTAAAGGTATTGATATCTTAATTGATGCTGCTCAACAAATGCCTAATGTTCAGTTTGTCTGTGCGGGTGGTGAACCAAAAGAAGTTGAGTATTATCGAAAATTAGCCCAATCTCAACAGGTAGATAATATCACTTTCTTAGGTTATGTTCTCCACCATGAACTAGCTTCTTTATTGCAAGCTGCTGATGTTTTAGCTCATCCCCACTGCTCTGGGACAGCATCTACTTTTACTTCTCCCTTAAAACTATTTGATTATTTAGCTTCAGGAAATCCTATTGTTGCGACAGAAATTATTTCATTAGAAGAGTTTAAGAATACGCCAGCGATCGCAGCTTGGTGTGAGCCAGATAATCCACATCAATTTGCCGCCGCCCTACAAAAAGTTTTAGAAACTTATCCCAAAAAAATCGAAGGATATCTACAAACTATCGAATTTGTCCAACAATTTTCTTGGGAAAATCGCGCTGCTAAAATTCTCAGTTATGTTGATGAACCTTTTCGTCAACAACTTAATTAA
- a CDS encoding polysaccharide pyruvyl transferase family protein, whose translation MKSIINYHVIDSTNIGDLSSAPTKYFDFPGYTVKQADIREIDLNKARDKYIIVGGGGLFFSPFLKSFSKLIKAKTGIKLIAWGIGQQIYGHSFSHQELRDFNYSQYLENFDLIGIRDFINKHNWVPCASCMHPAFDQKRDIKHEFVVFSHKKFQIKIRDFPIMTNNSQNIEEILNFLGSGATILTSSYHGAYWGTLLRRKVLCFPFSSKFYTLKHTPAIFPVQKWLQPKIKFSLFNKTVLDLRYENKFSCKTDDWQNYIKDCKVYPESLNECRERNHWYYSQVLNNLADS comes from the coding sequence ATGAAATCAATTATTAATTACCATGTCATTGATTCAACAAATATCGGAGACTTATCCTCGGCTCCTACTAAATATTTTGATTTTCCTGGATACACTGTTAAGCAAGCTGATATCAGAGAAATCGATCTCAATAAGGCAAGAGATAAATATATTATTGTCGGCGGAGGTGGACTTTTCTTTTCTCCATTTTTAAAGTCATTTTCAAAGCTGATTAAAGCTAAAACTGGTATAAAATTAATCGCTTGGGGCATTGGTCAGCAAATTTACGGTCATTCTTTTTCGCATCAAGAATTACGAGATTTTAACTATTCTCAATATCTGGAAAACTTTGATTTAATTGGCATTCGAGATTTCATCAATAAACATAATTGGGTTCCTTGCGCCAGTTGTATGCACCCAGCTTTCGACCAAAAAAGAGATATTAAACATGAATTTGTAGTTTTTTCACATAAAAAATTTCAAATAAAAATTCGTGATTTTCCCATAATGACTAATAATAGCCAAAATATTGAGGAAATTTTAAATTTTTTAGGTTCTGGTGCAACCATATTAACAAGCTCTTATCATGGGGCATATTGGGGAACATTGCTCAGAAGGAAAGTTTTATGTTTTCCATTTAGTAGTAAGTTCTACACACTCAAACATACTCCCGCAATCTTTCCTGTACAAAAGTGGTTACAACCAAAAATTAAGTTTTCACTATTTAATAAAACCGTTTTAGATTTGAGGTATGAAAATAAATTTTCTTGCAAAACTGACGATTGGCAGAATTATATAAAAGACTGCAAGGTTTACCCTGAAAGTCTTAATGAATGTCGAGAACGTAATCATTGGTACTACTCTCAAGTATTAAATAATTTAGCTGACTCATAA
- a CDS encoding glycosyltransferase — protein MKKIAIYYPYFMGGGAEAVGLWIIQALKDKYDLTLFTLGKVEIDRLNLMYGTSILNEDIKIKYLLPDLITNFCYFMMANSKNIRMAFFHLLIRFFKQHSQEYDLVLSGYNAVDMGQVGIQYIHWVKVLEGTHFHRKISNFSEAQISQNLSIANSYCVADVVKKTYGIDAKVVYPPVVIDVPNLPWHEKEDAFICSGRIVKAKEPHRVIKILKLVREQGFDIKLHITGGGGGIYEWQYTNLIKNLVSENSSWITVHENLPYKEYIQVLARCKYGIHFKKEPFGISIAEMVKAGAIPFVRGDGGQVEIVGQHNQELFFNTEAEAVEKIIDVLKISEQQNKLIQSLTNQKNLFSTHRFMSEINETVTEYLDQKIELPIMI, from the coding sequence ATGAAAAAAATAGCTATATACTACCCATATTTTATGGGTGGTGGTGCTGAAGCAGTAGGACTATGGATTATCCAAGCATTAAAAGATAAATATGATTTAACCTTATTTACACTTGGAAAAGTTGAAATTGACAGATTAAATTTGATGTATGGAACTAGTATCTTAAATGAAGATATTAAAATTAAATATCTTCTGCCTGATCTGATCACCAATTTTTGCTACTTCATGATGGCTAACAGCAAAAATATCAGAATGGCATTTTTCCATCTTTTAATTCGATTTTTTAAACAGCATAGTCAAGAATATGACCTAGTATTATCGGGATATAATGCAGTAGATATGGGTCAAGTCGGCATCCAGTATATCCACTGGGTTAAAGTCCTAGAAGGAACACATTTTCATCGAAAAATATCCAATTTTTCAGAAGCACAAATTTCTCAAAATCTTTCCATAGCTAATTCTTATTGTGTGGCAGATGTCGTGAAAAAAACTTACGGCATTGATGCTAAGGTAGTTTACCCTCCTGTGGTAATTGATGTGCCTAATCTACCTTGGCATGAAAAAGAAGACGCATTTATTTGTAGCGGTAGAATTGTGAAAGCAAAAGAACCGCACAGAGTTATTAAAATCCTCAAATTAGTTCGTGAACAAGGCTTTGATATCAAACTTCACATCACGGGTGGAGGTGGCGGTATCTATGAATGGCAATACACTAATTTAATTAAAAATTTAGTATCGGAAAACTCTTCCTGGATAACAGTACACGAAAACTTACCATATAAAGAATATATTCAAGTTCTCGCCAGATGTAAATATGGAATTCACTTCAAGAAAGAACCGTTTGGGATATCTATTGCAGAAATGGTGAAAGCTGGTGCAATTCCTTTTGTGAGAGGTGATGGTGGACAAGTTGAAATTGTGGGACAGCACAATCAAGAGTTATTTTTCAATACAGAAGCAGAAGCTGTAGAAAAAATTATTGATGTTTTAAAAATTTCTGAGCAGCAAAATAAGCTCATTCAATCTTTAACTAACCAGAAAAACTTATTTTCCACCCATAGATTTATGTCAGAAATTAATGAAACTGTGACTGAGTATTTAGATCAAAAAATTGAGTTACCAATAATGATATGA
- a CDS encoding ABC transporter ATP-binding protein/permease, with amino-acid sequence MSTIKQLIKFIKPYPYRIIITVILGFSGALFNGIGTAMIVPIVLRIVGQEIDLTNAPPIIKSIMLPFSNVPANYRTFVMAGAIIFTIFLKNAAVYASSLSSSSVARTLTSDMRKAAIKILLDVDINYYAKTKIGDLMNSINAEIPRAAASINNLIKLLILAITILVFIFFLLSISWQLTICTTILLSFITLLNQYAVSRSKHFGEVLSNMSKKLTNTLIETLSGIRLVKTKANEESTYKNITDLIHNREIAEFKSQANSEIIAPTSEVSGVISLIIIILLGRILFADQIASLSAVLLTYLLILLRLLPIVSQLNTLRSSFANNSASVDIAADFLRRDNKPFMVNGQKIYTKLEKGIHFNQISFAYPNHEKLVLKDVDVYLPRGTTLALVGTSGAGKSTLADLLPRFYDPISGCITIDGVDLRQFDITSIRKAMGIVSQDTFLFNNSIKNNIAYGQPDASDEDIVIASKRANAYEFICKLPQEFDTMVGDRGVMLSGGQRQRLAIARALLQNPEILILDEATSALDTVSERLVQAAIDELSRDRTTLVIAHRLSTVQKADQIAVFDQGRVVELGTHEELLQKNGYYSRLYSMQFGEQEEKSQKSHPTFTRVSYEIRTRLNSMIGCLGLLMDGLIDNSKERQELLNEAYKSALKIITYIEIFEETIRLQINLQSSSLAEPKDEQILDEFPRPINNILSDLGSLADGLVDNIQEQNKLITDAYHLAICLLDKVERMEKYNLK; translated from the coding sequence ATGTCTACTATCAAACAATTAATAAAATTTATTAAGCCTTACCCCTACAGAATTATTATTACAGTAATTTTGGGATTTTCAGGAGCATTATTTAATGGGATTGGCACAGCCATGATCGTACCTATAGTTCTAAGAATTGTAGGTCAAGAGATAGATTTAACTAATGCGCCGCCTATTATTAAAAGTATAATGTTGCCTTTTAGTAATGTCCCAGCTAATTATCGTACTTTCGTAATGGCAGGAGCAATTATATTTACAATTTTTTTAAAAAATGCGGCCGTATATGCTAGTAGTTTATCTTCTAGTTCTGTAGCTCGCACATTGACATCAGATATGCGAAAAGCAGCAATAAAAATATTATTGGATGTTGATATTAATTATTATGCCAAGACAAAAATTGGCGATTTAATGAATAGTATTAATGCTGAAATTCCTCGTGCGGCTGCCTCTATTAATAATTTGATTAAATTATTAATTTTGGCAATAACAATTTTAGTATTTATATTTTTCCTGTTATCTATTTCTTGGCAACTAACTATTTGTACAACAATTCTACTATCTTTTATTACTTTATTAAATCAATATGCTGTTTCGAGATCAAAACATTTTGGTGAAGTGCTTTCTAATATGTCTAAAAAGCTGACGAATACCTTAATAGAAACCTTAAGTGGTATTCGTTTAGTCAAGACAAAAGCTAATGAAGAAAGCACATATAAAAACATCACTGATCTAATTCATAATCGTGAAATAGCAGAATTTAAGTCTCAGGCTAATTCTGAAATTATTGCCCCAACAAGTGAAGTTTCTGGAGTCATATCTTTAATCATCATTATCCTACTAGGAAGAATATTATTTGCAGATCAAATTGCTTCATTATCAGCAGTTTTGCTGACATATCTATTAATACTGCTGAGACTACTGCCAATTGTGTCACAATTAAATACTCTGCGTAGTAGTTTTGCCAATAATTCTGCCAGTGTGGATATTGCTGCTGATTTTTTACGCCGTGATAATAAGCCTTTCATGGTCAATGGTCAAAAGATATACACAAAGCTAGAGAAAGGCATCCATTTTAATCAGATATCTTTTGCCTATCCTAATCATGAAAAGTTGGTATTAAAAGATGTAGATGTATATTTACCAAGAGGTACTACTTTAGCTTTAGTAGGTACTTCTGGTGCTGGTAAATCAACTTTAGCTGATTTATTACCCAGATTTTATGACCCCATATCTGGTTGTATTACCATCGATGGGGTTGATTTACGTCAATTTGACATCACATCTATACGAAAAGCAATGGGTATTGTCAGTCAAGATACCTTTCTTTTTAATAACTCGATAAAAAATAATATTGCCTACGGACAACCAGATGCTAGTGATGAAGACATTGTGATAGCCAGTAAACGTGCCAACGCCTATGAATTTATTTGTAAACTGCCCCAAGAATTTGACACTATGGTAGGCGATCGCGGCGTAATGTTATCTGGTGGACAGCGCCAACGCTTGGCTATAGCCCGTGCTTTGCTGCAAAATCCCGAAATTTTGATTTTAGATGAAGCTACTTCTGCATTAGACACTGTTTCTGAACGTTTGGTACAAGCAGCAATAGATGAACTCAGCCGCGATCGTACAACCTTAGTCATTGCACACCGTCTTTCTACGGTACAAAAAGCAGATCAAATTGCCGTATTTGATCAAGGGCGTGTAGTTGAATTAGGAACCCATGAAGAGCTTTTACAGAAGAATGGGTACTATTCACGTCTTTATTCAATGCAATTTGGGGAACAAGAAGAAAAATCTCAAAAATCTCATCCAACCTTTACTCGTGTATCTTACGAAATTCGGACGCGGCTAAATTCAATGATTGGTTGTTTGGGATTGCTAATGGACGGACTAATAGATAATTCTAAAGAACGTCAAGAACTCTTAAATGAAGCTTATAAGTCTGCATTAAAAATTATTACATACATTGAAATTTTTGAAGAAACTATCAGACTCCAAATCAATTTACAATCATCATCATTGGCAGAGCCAAAAGACGAGCAAATCTTAGATGAATTCCCAAGACCAATCAATAATATATTGAGTGATTTAGGTTCACTTGCAGATGGGTTGGTAGATAATATTCAAGAACAAAATAAATTAATTACTGATGCTTATCACCTAGCTATTTGTTTATTAGATAAGGTAGAGCGAATGGAAAAATATAATTTAAAATAA
- a CDS encoding glycosyltransferase family 4 protein, translating to MHQKQSKHQLKVSILVSDLSSAGAGRWGGGGVRSFLIAQALQKLDYQVEILGFNFGDEPAVIPQSEVLVSHITGYNYPQFLQSASQLLKKLDGDIIYAMRPKPTTFGLALLQKLKTHRPVILDIDDWELSWYGGEKWQYRPSAKQFLRDIFKKDGALRYPDHPLYLKTVEGMANKANVITVHTQFLKERFGGVYLPNGKDTNLFNPSLYNPEESRARYGLSEYRVLMFPGAPRPYKGVEDVLIALDKLNEPDLKLVIVGGSPYDDYDAQLMEKWGRWIIKLPKYPSQEMPQIVAAAHVIVVPQRNTPAALAQFPLKLTDGMAMAKPILATKVGDIPEILGGNGYLVESSCPEQIAEKIQEIFQNLDNAYEKGKMARERCIEYYSIDTMKSILSQLFSSLQA from the coding sequence GTGCATCAAAAACAAAGCAAACATCAATTAAAAGTCTCAATTCTGGTTAGCGACCTCTCAAGTGCTGGAGCAGGAAGATGGGGAGGCGGAGGTGTTCGCTCTTTTTTAATAGCGCAAGCCCTCCAAAAACTTGATTATCAAGTAGAAATCCTTGGCTTTAATTTTGGTGATGAGCCAGCAGTAATCCCTCAATCTGAAGTTTTAGTTAGCCATATTACAGGCTATAACTATCCCCAATTTCTTCAATCAGCATCTCAACTTCTGAAAAAGTTAGATGGTGATATCATTTATGCTATGCGACCGAAGCCCACCACTTTCGGTTTAGCTTTGCTGCAAAAATTAAAAACTCATCGACCAGTAATTTTAGATATAGATGATTGGGAATTAAGTTGGTATGGCGGTGAAAAATGGCAATATCGCCCTTCAGCCAAGCAATTTTTGCGAGACATTTTCAAAAAAGATGGAGCTTTAAGATATCCAGATCATCCACTCTATTTAAAAACAGTGGAAGGTATGGCAAATAAAGCTAATGTGATTACAGTTCACACTCAATTTTTAAAAGAGCGGTTTGGTGGGGTTTACTTGCCCAATGGAAAAGATACCAATCTGTTTAATCCCAGTCTTTATAATCCTGAAGAAAGTAGGGCGCGTTATGGACTCTCTGAGTATCGAGTGTTAATGTTTCCTGGTGCGCCAAGACCATACAAAGGTGTGGAAGATGTATTGATAGCATTAGACAAACTTAATGAGCCGGATTTAAAGCTAGTAATTGTGGGTGGCAGTCCCTATGACGATTATGATGCCCAACTTATGGAAAAATGGGGACGTTGGATTATTAAGTTACCAAAGTATCCCTCCCAAGAAATGCCCCAAATTGTCGCCGCAGCCCACGTCATTGTCGTCCCGCAGAGAAATACACCAGCTGCTTTAGCTCAATTCCCTCTGAAACTCACAGATGGAATGGCAATGGCAAAACCTATATTGGCTACTAAAGTCGGAGATATTCCTGAAATTTTAGGAGGAAATGGTTATTTAGTTGAATCTAGTTGTCCTGAACAAATAGCTGAAAAAATTCAAGAAATATTTCAGAATTTGGATAATGCTTATGAAAAAGGAAAAATGGCTAGAGAAAGATGTATTGAGTACTATAGCATTGATACTATGAAATCAATTTTATCGCAACTTTTTTCTAGTTTACAGGCATAG
- the gloB gene encoding hydroxyacylglutathione hydrolase, translating into MRVFRLEALSDNYIFLLHNSQENIAAVVDPAEAEPVLHKLAELNAELVAIFNTHHHHDHVGGNQQLMQRFPKLTVYGGAEDKGRIPGQQIFLQQGDRVLFGDRTAEVIFVPGHTRAHIAYYFPPQTADEPGELFCGDTLFAGGCGRLFEGTPTQMVASLEKLRSLPDNTHVWCAHEYTLKNLQFALTVDSDNTDLQQRYAEVKTFRNQGKATVPSLLGVEKRTNPFLRWEQPSLQTAAKSNDAVQTFARIRGMKDQF; encoded by the coding sequence ATGCGGGTATTCCGTCTGGAGGCACTCTCAGATAACTACATATTCTTACTGCACAATAGTCAAGAAAATATTGCCGCAGTTGTTGATCCAGCCGAGGCTGAACCAGTGCTGCACAAACTGGCAGAACTGAATGCTGAGTTAGTTGCTATTTTTAATACTCACCATCATCATGATCATGTTGGTGGCAATCAACAGTTAATGCAACGCTTCCCGAAACTCACCGTGTATGGTGGGGCTGAGGATAAAGGCAGGATTCCCGGACAGCAGATATTTCTCCAACAAGGCGATCGCGTTTTGTTTGGCGATCGCACCGCAGAAGTCATCTTTGTTCCCGGACACACCCGCGCCCATATTGCCTATTATTTTCCACCCCAAACAGCAGACGAACCGGGAGAATTATTTTGTGGGGATACTTTATTTGCTGGTGGTTGTGGTCGCTTATTTGAAGGCACACCCACACAAATGGTCGCATCCTTAGAAAAACTCCGTTCCCTCCCAGATAATACCCATGTTTGGTGCGCCCATGAGTATACCTTAAAAAATTTACAATTTGCCCTGACTGTAGATAGTGATAACACTGACTTACAACAACGCTACGCAGAAGTTAAAACCTTTCGCAATCAAGGTAAAGCCACCGTCCCCTCCCTGCTGGGAGTAGAAAAGCGTACCAATCCTTTTTTGCGTTGGGAACAACCATCCCTACAAACAGCCGCCAAAAGTAACGATGCAGTGCAAACATTCGCCCGTATTCGCGGAATGAAAGATCAGTTTTAA